The Macrobrachium rosenbergii isolate ZJJX-2024 chromosome 18, ASM4041242v1, whole genome shotgun sequence genome has a window encoding:
- the LOC136847944 gene encoding glutamate receptor ionotropic, delta-2-like — MPTPKERLLSSQNLRMTRIPSQTFSSRRFEEIGWWKWKSAKTSPSSKHNYLLRSPLYRPVKEVYRDFGGRVMRSAVINNSPFFGIVVNPDGSATPDSGIDFNVLNTLRNKLNFTYQLVITEDGQWGGEQPNGSFTGMIGKVQRRQAHFAINEITITALYSGTLTAVLTVPSFEKPIDSLTDLLDAVIKDGFKPIVVRGTSNEFIFRDATSGIYKQLWDVFDPKDRYVYSWDEGIDKVIAGKYVFANAYLGAVIRAKRRGLHKYHFAKNTFYPQSYGMACAHGAPYKTLFDTLLIRLTSAGLVQKWTKDEVNKVKSADSDSSSDPGAITLIQLQAAFFILFIGYFLAAIVLVVEGIVGVCSKSKTSA, encoded by the exons ATGCCAACACCGAAAGAGCGTTTACTCAGTTCTCAGAACTTGAGAATGACGAGAATCCCCAGTCAAACTTTCTCCTCCCGCAGATTCGAAGAGATCGGCTGGTGGAAATGGAAGTCCGCGAAGACCTCTCCCTCGAGCAAGCATAACTATCTCCTGAGGAGTCCCCTGTACAGACCCGTCAAGGAAGTCTACCGCGACTTCGGAGGCCGGGTCATGCGCTCGGCCGTCATCAACAATTCGCCCTTTTTCGGCATCGTCGTTAACCCTGATGGCTCGGCGACACCCGATTCCGGCATTGATTTTAATGTTCTCAACACATTGCGAAACAAACTGAATTTCAC GTACCAGTTGGTGATCACGGAGGACGGGCAGTGGGGAGGGGAACAGCCCAACGGTTCTTTTACGGGCATGATAGGAAAGGTGCAGAGAAGACAAGCCCACTTTGCCATTAATGAGATCACCATTACAG CGCTCTATTCGGGAACCCTCACGGCAGTACTGACAGTTCCCTCCTTCGAGAAGCCCATAGACTCCTTGACGGACCTTCTGGACGCTGTTATCAAGGACGGCTTCAAACCAATTGTCGTCCGTGGCACTAGCAATGAGTTCATATTCAGA GATGCTACAAGTGGCATCTACAAGCAACTGTGGGATGTGTTTGACCCTAAGGATCGCTATGTCTACAGCTGGGATGAAGGAATCGACAAG gtaATAGCCGGCAAATATGTCTTCGCCAACGCCTATCTTGGAGCAGTGATCCGAGCAAAGAGGAGAGGCCTCCACAAGTATCACTTTGCCAAGAACACTTTCTATCCGCAAAGTTATGGAATGGCATGCGCTCATGGCGCGCCTTACAAGACTCTCTTCGATACCCT CCTCATCCGGTTAACCTCAGCGGGGTTAGTACAGAAATGGACAAAAGATGAGGTGAACAAAGTCAAGTCCGCTGATTCTGATTCTTCCAGTGATCCGGGTGCCATCACCCTCATCCAACTGCAGGCAGCTTTCTTCATCCTATTCATTGGCTATTTCTTAGCAGCCATAGTGTTGGTGGTAGAGGGAATTGTCGGCGTTTGTTCAAAATCCAAAACATCTGCATAA